The genomic interval GCCACAATTTCTTGGGCAGCGGTATAACAGTACTGTAGCCATGATTATGGCTATTTTCTGGCTTTTACTTTATGTAGTGGTCAACCTGACTTCTATACTTTACCTGGGCGCTTTAGCTATCAACAGTATTTCCGGGATCAATATTACCGCCTGTATGTATGTACTCTCTGTTTTCGCTGTAATTATTACCCTCGGCGGAATGAAAGTAATTGGCTATACAGATGTTATCCAGGTATTTTTCCTGATTCTTGGTGGTCTGGCAACAACCTACCTTGCGCTGGAATTAGTCTCGGCACACTTTGGAACCACTGGTGTATTCAACGGGCTCTCGCTGATTAAAGAAAAAGCTGTCGATCACTTCCAGATGATCTTCCATAAAGAAGATGCAAATTATATGGATCTGCCTGGTCTTTCTGTATTGATTGGTGGAATGTGGATCGTTAACCTCAACTACTGGGGCTGTAATCAATATATTACACAAAGAGCATTAGGTGCTGATTTAAAAACTGCCCGCAGCGGATTATTATTTGCTGCATTCCTGAAATTACTGATGCCGGTCATCGTGGTTCTGCCGGGTATCGCTGCTTATGTATTATATAAAGAGGGTTATGGAGATTTCCAGAAAGCCATGCTGAAAGACGGTTCCTTAAATGCAGATTCAGCTTACCCTGTGTTACTTAACCTCTTACCACAAGGGCTGAAAGGTCTGTCCTTCGCCGCTTTAACAGCAGCTATTGTAGCTTCTCTTGCAGGGAAAGCAAATAGTATTGCTACGATATTTACGCTTGATGTTTACAAGAAAGTGATTAATAAAGACGCTGATGAGAATAAACAGGTTATCGTCGGCCGGATTACTGTTATTGTAGCGATGATCCTTGCAATTATTATTGCACCACAACTTGGGATTGATAAAAAAGGAGGCTTCCAGTTTATACAGGAATATACCGGTTTTGTTTCTCCAGGTATTTTCGCCATGTTCTTACTTGGATTTTTCTGGAAAAGAACAACCTCTAATGCGGCATTATTTGCAACTATCGGCGGTTTCATCCTTTCCGTTTTATTCAAAGTACTGCCATTATTCGCTAACCTGGAATGGTTAAGTCCTTATGGTTTTTCAAAACTCGTAGAACAGAAAAATGGTGCCATGTTATATGAGATCCCTTTCATTGACCGGATGGGCTTTGTATTTGCAATTTGTGTAATTGCCATGTTCATCATCAGTAAAATGGAAAACAGGAATGGTATCAATCCTAAAGGGCTGGAGGTTGACAGATCTATGTTTAAAACCAATCAGAGTTTCGCTATCGGATCATTGATTGTAGGTGGAATTATTGTGGCCTTATACAGCCTCTTCTGGTAAAATATTCCCGGTAAAGATATCCCCAAACACAAAGCCCCTCGGCCATAACGACTGAGGGGCTATTGTATCCATTTGTGTGTGTGTGGAATTTCATCTACCCAAAAGTTCAAATTCCTTGTATTCTCAACATTGGCGAGCAACAAAACACACCACTGAAGATCCCTTAGGTAACTACCATTACCCGATTCCGGAGTTCGAATCTAACCTATTAACTGTAAAACGTAAGTAAATCAGCAAACGCTACAGTAATAAAAATATATTTTAATCTTTCAGCAAATTCGCTTTAGTATATTCCCAGTTCATTCTTGCGATATTGAGTACGGAAATACCCTGCGGACATTCCACCTCACAAGCTTCTGTATTGCTACAATGCCCAAAACCCTCCTCATCCATACGGGAAACCATTTTCAATACTCTTTTAGCTGCTTCTTTTTCTCCTTGCGGGACTTTGGCTAAATGAGAAATCTTGGCAGAAGTAAAAAGAGCAGCACTTGAATTTTTACAAGTAGCTACACAAGCACCACAGCCAATACAAGCAGCCGAATCAAAAGCAGATTCCGCAGTTTCGTGCGTAATCAATAAAGTATTGGCCTCCACAGGTTGTCCGGTATTAACCGTAATAAATCCACCCGCCTGTATAATCCGGTCAAAAGCTGAACGGTCAACCTTAAGATCGCGCTTAACCGGAAAAGCAGCTGCCCTGAAAGGCTCCACATAAATCGTAGCTCCATCTTTAAACTCCCGCATATGCAGCTGGCATGCAGTTAAACCCGGAACCGGCCCATGAGCCTGCCCATTAATCATCATCCCGCAAGTCCCGCAGATCCCTTCCCGGCAATCATGATCAAATTCAACAGGCATTTCTCCCTTAAGGATCAGCTGCTCATTTAAAGTATCCATCATTTCCAGAAAAGACATGTGGTGATCCACCTCATCCAGCATATAATCTACCAGTTTCCCTTTAGTTTTCGCATCTTTCTGACGCCATATTTTAAGATGTATCTTCATGATTTCTAACTATAACTTCTTACTGATAATTTAATAAACTCAAATTTTAAGTGCTCAGGGTGTAATACAGGGAGACTATCTTTTCCCTTCCATTCCCATGCAGACACATAACAATAATTTTCATCATCCCTTAACGCTTCGCCATCCGCAGTTTGATATTCTTCCCTGAAATGTGCACCGCATGATTCTTCTCTGCTTAATGCATCATGACACATCAGCTCAGCGATCTCCAGGTAATCAGCCACCCTGCCCGCTTTTTCCAGTTCGCTGTTAATTTCATCAGCTGTTCCAGGAACAATCAGGTCTTTATAAAACGCTGTTCTTAATATTTTAATCCCTTCAATAGCTGCTGTTAACCCTTCAGCAGACCGTGACAAACCACATTTATCATATAATAATTTCCCTAATTTCTTATGGAAGTAATCTGCTGTTTTTGTGCCTTTGATGTCGCAAAGCCCGTCCAGCTGCGTAACAACGTCTTTTTCAACCCGGTCAAATTCAGGATGATCAGTCGTTATCTTTTCTTTCTTCAACTCCCCAGATAAATAATTAGCCAGGGTATAAGGAAGGATAAAATAGCCATCTACACAGGCTTGCAACAAAGAATTTGCCCCCAGCCTGTTTGCACCATGGTCAGCAAAATTAGCTTCTCCAATTGCAAATAAGCCAGGAATGGTAGTCATCAGCTCATAATCTACCCATAACCCACCCATCGAAAAATGCGCAGCAGGAGAGATTTTCATTGGTGCAGCATACGCATCATCGGCAGTTATCTTTTTATACATAGAAAACAGATTCCCGTATTTCTCTTTAATCTTATCTTTTCCCTGTTCTCTGATGGCTTTTGAAAAATCAAGATATACTGCATTCCGCTGTGCACCGACCCCAAAACCAGCATCAATTCTTTCTTTAGCTGCTCTGGAAGAAATGTCTCTTGGTGCCAGATTACCAAACGAAGGATAACGTCTTTCCAGATAATAATCTCTTTCCTGTTCAGGAATATCATTTGCAGCCCTTTGTTCATCTGGTAATTGAGGAACCCAGATTCTTCCGTCATTCCGCAATGATTCTGACATCAGCGTTAATTTCGACTGGTAATCTCCCGATTGAGGTAAACTCGTCGGGTGGATCTGTGTCCAGCTTGGACAAGCCATCAGCGCTCCTCTTTTATGTGCCCGCCAAATGGCCGAGCCGTTACAGCCCATAGCCAGCGTGGATAAATAATAAATCTTACCAAACCCGCCTGTGGCTATCACTACAGCTTCGGCAGCAAAACGCTCTGTTAACCCGGTGTCCAGGTTTCTTGCAATAATTCCTTTAGCTTTCCCTTCTACAACTACCAGATCCAGCATTTCATGTCTGCTGTATAAAGTAACTTTCCCAAGAGAAACCTGCCGCATCAATGCCTGATAAGCACCCAGCAGCAATTGCTGTCCGGTTTGTCCCCGCGCATAAAAGGTACGGCTCACCTGCACTCCGCCAAAAGAACGGTTACTCAGGTATCCGCCATATTCCCTCGCAAAAGGTACACCTTGTGCTACTGCCTGATCGATCAGATTTAAAGAACATTCCGCTAAACGGTATACATTAGCTTCACGTGCCCGGAAATCCCCGCCTTTCAGCGTATCATAAAACATCCTGTAAACAGAGTCTCCATCATTCTGATAGTTCTTGGCTGCATTCACGCCGCCCTGAGCAGCTACTGAATGTGCTCTTCTTGCAGAATCCTGGAAACAGAAAGAAGTGACCGGATAACCCTGTTCAGCTAACGAGGCAGCAGCAGATGCCCCCGCAAGCCCGGTTCCAACCACAATAACAGGTAATTTTTTCCGGTTTGCAGGATTGACCAGTTTAGCCTGCGCTTTATACTGGCTCCATTTAGTTTCTAATGGGCCGGCTGGTATTTTAGCATCTAATTCCATCATCCGAATTGAGTAAGGTGAACATAAACCGGTATGACTGCAAAACCGATAGTAATTGCATAACTGTAAACCGTACCAAAGGTTTGTACGAGCGCAGCATAGCCCGGATGGTATAAGCCCAATGTTCTGACGGCACTTTTAAAGCCATGTAAAAGATGAAAACCTAAGGCAAACATCGAGAGTACATAAAGCAATACATACCACCATGATTTAAAGGCATGGACAACGACTATATATAAATCCTTATTTCCGTTCCGGTCAAAGGGTACCGTCCCGAATTTATAGACATACCAGAAATCTTTAAAGTGGATCACCAGGAAAATCAAGAGTATTGTACCTAATATCCCCATATTTCTGGAATACCATTTACTGGCTTGTTTCCGGTTATCATATGCATACTTGGCAGCCGTTTGTTTATTTTTAAAGGTGATGATTAAAGCATCCACCGCATGTGCAATCAGCGAAAAATACAGTACATAAGAAATCACCTTGATCAATATATTTCCGGATAAAAGGTTAGAGTAGTAATTAAAACGCGCTGATGCCTGGTCTGCCGGCAACAACAACTGCAAATTTCCCAATAAATGGATGACCAGGAAAAAACACAGGAACAGCCCGGTCAGGGCCATCAGGTTTTTTCGTGATAAAGTGCTTTTTAAAAAGGCTGTTTTCATCTTATTTTATTTAATAAACTCCGGTGACTTTCCACCATAAACCGCCCAATCCCATCCAGATGGCTAATAAAGCAACTCCGACAATCAATCCCATAATCCACCACTGTTTCACGTCCACATAACCACTTCCAAAATAGACCGGAGCAGGGCCATGCGCATAATGTGTAATGGTACCAAACAAAGAACCTGTAAAACCTAACATCAGCGCCAGTAATAGTGGCGGTACGCCCATTGCGATACCTACCGCTAATAAAGCAGCATACATCGCAGCCACATGTGCAGTTGCACTGGCAAACAGGTAGTGACTTAAAAAATAAACGACTATAATGATCGGGAAAGCCAATGTCCAGGACATCCCTAAAAGTAAAGTCTGTATTAAATGTCCAAACCAGGGAATAAAGCCTAATTCGTTTAATGATCCGGCCATCATTACCAGTGTCGCAAACCAGACGATGGTATCCCATGCTCCTTTTTCAGCTTTCACATCTTCCCAGGTTAATACCTGGGTAAGCAATAAGATCGAAAGTCCGATAAATGCAGTTGTTGTGGCATCGATTTTAAACAAATCTCCGGTTACCCAAAGCACTAGTAAAATCACGAATGCCAGCAGCATCAACCACTCATTTTTTGTGATCTTACCCATTTCTTTCAACTTTGCTATGGCCATTGCAGGTGCTTCTGTTGTTTTTTTCAATTCTGGAGGAAAAATCTTGTACAATAAATAAGGGATAATAATTACAGAGGCCAGTCCGGGAACAATTGCAGCCCAGAACCAAGACATCCAGCTGATATGAATCCCCATATCTGCTGCAAATTTCTGACACATCGGGTTACTTGCCGTTCCGGTCAGGAACATAGCCGAAGCAATCAGGTTCATATAATAACTGTTCAAAGTCAGGTATGCCCCTACTTTACGGTGCGTTTCTGCCTGATCGGGCATAGAACCCAGACTCATCGCCATAGATTTCATAATCGGATAAATAATCCCTCCACCCCTTGCTGTGTTACTGGGAATAGCCGGAGCAAGTATTAAATCGGCAGCCCCCAGACTATAAGCCAGGCCCAGAGAACTTTTACCGAATAATTTGATAAAGATGTAAGCGATCCTGCTCCCTAAACCTGTTTTGATAAAACCACGGGCGATAAAAAAACTGATCCCGATCAGCCAGATCACTTTATCGCCAAAACTTCTTAAGGCCAGTGTAATTGATTTTCCAGGATTGCCAGGAGCAAGCACACCAGTCATGGCAACCAGTGCGATAGCCATCATACAAAGTGTACCCATACTTGCTGCCTTCAGGATAATCCCGACAATGGTAGCCAGAAAGATTGCCAGTAAATGCCAGGCTTCTGGCTTCACACCTTCCGGAGCGGGAATAAACCAGACTGCGAGACCGAATAAGACGGTAATCAGTAATGGAATTGGTTGAATTTCTTTTTTTGGAGGCGCCGCCGCCGCTTTAGTAGCTGTAGATTTCATGATCTTATTTTAACTTATAGCCTTGACTGGACCTGTACTATAAACATTTCATTATTGTATTGTGTGGTTCCGGGAATATTTCTTTTATAACGGTCAATATTAACTCCAAACTGGATGCGTGCACTGTAAGCTTTTAAGAACTCTGCACTAATCATTGGTGTTATGGTTTGTCTTTGATTATTAGCGGCGTGCTTAAAATCGTTATTGAAGTTTTCGTACCGGCAAGAGAATTCCAATGAACTTAAACGGTGATAATTAATCGCATACCTCAGGTTGGGTAAAAAATACATTCCACGCATCTGGTAATTGCCTATGCCCCCCACACGTTTCGCAGAATCCAGCGCATAATAATAAGTATGGTTATTTCCCTGCTTAAATTCTGTTTCTATTTCCAGCGACCACTTTTTACCCAACGGAACTACACCGGATAAATCGACTCCGGAAGCATAGACGCTGCTTCCCAAAACCGTTGCCAGCCCGCCGTTCAATCCTAATTTAATTTTCAGGCTCTTTTGCAGGCCTAATTCTACCCGGGTAGAAAAATGTTTTCCATTATCATTATCCATCAGCTGATTCCTGTTATTCCCGTTGACCACAGACAATTCATATTTGACAGGAATCTCCCCATGCGTTGCCCCATAAATACTTGCACCAATCTGGAAACTCTGCCAGCCATTATTCCCGAAAGCTGTATATTGATTGGAATAGTCCATTGATTTAATGACATCAACAGGATACATATCCTCTAATCCAAAAGCGGGCCTGAATTGTCCCATCTTCAGGTTTATAAAATTATCCAGCCGATAGGTGATATAAGCATTTTCCAAAACTTTATTTTTAGGATCAGTTTTAAAATCTGCCAGGTTAAGCAGTAATACGACATCGGTACGATCCGATATTTTTGAAGTAAACTGTAACCTGGCCCGCTTAATATCAAAGTCATTATAAACCGCTTTACCATCAGGATGATGCAGGCCATTTAAATCGATGTTTTTATGACTGCTAAAGAGATAACGGGCTTGAAATAGCCCCTTCATTATAATCTTCCCTTTCGCTGTAGAATCTGATTTCACAGGCTCCTGTGCCCGGACCTGGAAAACGCCGGTAAAGGAAATTACCAGTATGAATAAGAATTTATTAACCATGGCTAAAGGTCCGGGTAAATAATGCATCAGCGTATGCTGGTCATCATCACAAAATATGATCTTCATCATTACCGTAGGAAAAACCAATTAATATTATTTACTTTGCGCTCTTATCTTAATTCATTCTAAATAAATGGCATGAAGGTTTTTATCCTTTTCCAATTATAATCAGGTTTCGGTTATGACTTTAAAAAAGATCAATGCATGGTTACATTTATGGCTGGGACTTGGTTCAGGCCTGATTGTATTTATTGTAAGTATTACAGGATGTATTTATGTTTTTGAAAAAGAAATAAGAAGCTTTTATCAGCCCTGGCAATTTGTACAGCCTCAGGA from Pedobacter sp. WC2423 carries:
- a CDS encoding fumarate reductase/succinate dehydrogenase flavoprotein subunit; translation: MELDAKIPAGPLETKWSQYKAQAKLVNPANRKKLPVIVVGTGLAGASAAASLAEQGYPVTSFCFQDSARRAHSVAAQGGVNAAKNYQNDGDSVYRMFYDTLKGGDFRAREANVYRLAECSLNLIDQAVAQGVPFAREYGGYLSNRSFGGVQVSRTFYARGQTGQQLLLGAYQALMRQVSLGKVTLYSRHEMLDLVVVEGKAKGIIARNLDTGLTERFAAEAVVIATGGFGKIYYLSTLAMGCNGSAIWRAHKRGALMACPSWTQIHPTSLPQSGDYQSKLTLMSESLRNDGRIWVPQLPDEQRAANDIPEQERDYYLERRYPSFGNLAPRDISSRAAKERIDAGFGVGAQRNAVYLDFSKAIREQGKDKIKEKYGNLFSMYKKITADDAYAAPMKISPAAHFSMGGLWVDYELMTTIPGLFAIGEANFADHGANRLGANSLLQACVDGYFILPYTLANYLSGELKKEKITTDHPEFDRVEKDVVTQLDGLCDIKGTKTADYFHKKLGKLLYDKCGLSRSAEGLTAAIEGIKILRTAFYKDLIVPGTADEINSELEKAGRVADYLEIAELMCHDALSREESCGAHFREEYQTADGEALRDDENYCYVSAWEWKGKDSLPVLHPEHLKFEFIKLSVRSYS
- a CDS encoding succinate dehydrogenase/fumarate reductase iron-sulfur subunit, giving the protein MKIHLKIWRQKDAKTKGKLVDYMLDEVDHHMSFLEMMDTLNEQLILKGEMPVEFDHDCREGICGTCGMMINGQAHGPVPGLTACQLHMREFKDGATIYVEPFRAAAFPVKRDLKVDRSAFDRIIQAGGFITVNTGQPVEANTLLITHETAESAFDSAACIGCGACVATCKNSSAALFTSAKISHLAKVPQGEKEAAKRVLKMVSRMDEEGFGHCSNTEACEVECPQGISVLNIARMNWEYTKANLLKD
- a CDS encoding succinate dehydrogenase cytochrome b subunit produces the protein MKTAFLKSTLSRKNLMALTGLFLCFFLVIHLLGNLQLLLPADQASARFNYYSNLLSGNILIKVISYVLYFSLIAHAVDALIITFKNKQTAAKYAYDNRKQASKWYSRNMGILGTILLIFLVIHFKDFWYVYKFGTVPFDRNGNKDLYIVVVHAFKSWWYVLLYVLSMFALGFHLLHGFKSAVRTLGLYHPGYAALVQTFGTVYSYAITIGFAVIPVYVHLTQFG
- a CDS encoding porin — protein: MMKIIFCDDDQHTLMHYLPGPLAMVNKFLFILVISFTGVFQVRAQEPVKSDSTAKGKIIMKGLFQARYLFSSHKNIDLNGLHHPDGKAVYNDFDIKRARLQFTSKISDRTDVVLLLNLADFKTDPKNKVLENAYITYRLDNFINLKMGQFRPAFGLEDMYPVDVIKSMDYSNQYTAFGNNGWQSFQIGASIYGATHGEIPVKYELSVVNGNNRNQLMDNDNGKHFSTRVELGLQKSLKIKLGLNGGLATVLGSSVYASGVDLSGVVPLGKKWSLEIETEFKQGNNHTYYYALDSAKRVGGIGNYQMRGMYFLPNLRYAINYHRLSSLEFSCRYENFNNDFKHAANNQRQTITPMISAEFLKAYSARIQFGVNIDRYKRNIPGTTQYNNEMFIVQVQSRL
- a CDS encoding sodium/sugar symporter; translation: MNSLGIYDYVVFLVYFFIVALYGWTVYRKKQAQKENSKDFFLAKDSLTWWAIGASLIASNISAEQFIGMSGSGFTMGLAIASYEWLAAVTLIIVAIFFIPVYIKNKIYTMPQFLGQRYNSTVAMIMAIFWLLLYVVVNLTSILYLGALAINSISGINITACMYVLSVFAVIITLGGMKVIGYTDVIQVFFLILGGLATTYLALELVSAHFGTTGVFNGLSLIKEKAVDHFQMIFHKEDANYMDLPGLSVLIGGMWIVNLNYWGCNQYITQRALGADLKTARSGLLFAAFLKLLMPVIVVLPGIAAYVLYKEGYGDFQKAMLKDGSLNADSAYPVLLNLLPQGLKGLSFAALTAAIVASLAGKANSIATIFTLDVYKKVINKDADENKQVIVGRITVIVAMILAIIIAPQLGIDKKGGFQFIQEYTGFVSPGIFAMFLLGFFWKRTTSNAALFATIGGFILSVLFKVLPLFANLEWLSPYGFSKLVEQKNGAMLYEIPFIDRMGFVFAICVIAMFIISKMENRNGINPKGLEVDRSMFKTNQSFAIGSLIVGGIIVALYSLFW
- a CDS encoding anion permease; the protein is MKSTATKAAAAPPKKEIQPIPLLITVLFGLAVWFIPAPEGVKPEAWHLLAIFLATIVGIILKAASMGTLCMMAIALVAMTGVLAPGNPGKSITLALRSFGDKVIWLIGISFFIARGFIKTGLGSRIAYIFIKLFGKSSLGLAYSLGAADLILAPAIPSNTARGGGIIYPIMKSMAMSLGSMPDQAETHRKVGAYLTLNSYYMNLIASAMFLTGTASNPMCQKFAADMGIHISWMSWFWAAIVPGLASVIIIPYLLYKIFPPELKKTTEAPAMAIAKLKEMGKITKNEWLMLLAFVILLVLWVTGDLFKIDATTTAFIGLSILLLTQVLTWEDVKAEKGAWDTIVWFATLVMMAGSLNELGFIPWFGHLIQTLLLGMSWTLAFPIIIVVYFLSHYLFASATAHVAAMYAALLAVGIAMGVPPLLLALMLGFTGSLFGTITHYAHGPAPVYFGSGYVDVKQWWIMGLIVGVALLAIWMGLGGLWWKVTGVY